The sequence TTGAGAGTATAAACAATTGCAGGAAGGTGGGGCATCAGGGAAAAAATGGGGATGTGCGTATGTCCTTGATGCATCAGCCGACGAATGCCtcaatatatataaatgtacgTTCACCTGCCACTTAGTGCAGGCTGTGGTCTACCAGTGGAGCAAGTGATACTAGAACAGGGCAAAAAGAGTTTGTTTCCAAGTCAATATGTCAGGGTCAGAATCCAAGACAGAGGTCCTCATGATAGCTGATGCAGAGATGGGAGAGGTGCCGGCAAAGAGAGACAAGATCACTACACACAAGAAGATTTGCACCATCTTTGAGCAGTATGTTCAGCCCTGCCTGGCTGAGCTGCTCGGGACGACCCTGTTTATATTTGTGGGGTGCGCGTCTGTCATTGGGAATGTGGGAGATGGTGCCATCCAGCCTGCTGTGGCACATGGACTGGCACTGGCAGTGCTGATTATAGTGTTTGGGCCAATTAGGTAAAGACTGATGACATTACGTTTTGTTGGGTGTTTTAAATTCTTTATATTGCATGTTTTTAAGCTGACTGTTCACTCAGGTGAATTGGCTAACAGTAGAGTAGGCTATATTAACTAACTGTCAAAGACTGATCACTTATTTGCATTGTCTATTATCAATTTGATACAACAAAATAAGTACTAATACAAATAATCATTtgcaaattatgttttttcccAATACTTATGGATACAAGTCATTATTATCAGTTGTTATTACTATCATATGAGAGACACAGAGTAAAGTTTATCATGTTCATTTCAGTGGGGGGCACTTTAACCCTGTGGTGTCTCTGAGCATCTACCTTTGTGGAGGGATGGAGCTGCCTCTGCTGGTGCCTTATGTCCTGGCTCAGATGTCTGGAGGGATGATTGGTGCAGGTTTGGCCAAGGTAAGGAAAATCTATGGAAGCTCATTTCTgccaggaaaataaaaaagtagatAAAAAGTAACtcatgataaaaataaaatgatatgtcaaaaatttaatttgcttAGTCAAATAACAATATCATAAGAAGAATAAGAAGTTTTACTTATtgtctcataattttgacttgtTAATTTAAAACGTTGACTGATTATCCCCTAAGTTTGACTCAGTAAATCAGAAAATGTGGCTTCATGTAATTGTGACTTAGTCAAAATGCTGACTTATTATCTGATAATTGTGACTCAGCAAGTCAACATTTTGACTaagcaaaacattaaaactactTGTATCTTTAGTAACATTTAATCCTGGTAACACTTGTTCTTGATTTCCTGGCATGCTTTGTAGggtttaaaaaattaattagaaaagaaaatgaattatgaTTTATACtctgtttgttcttcttttagTCTATATATCCCTCTACAATGGATACTGCTACCCTTGGAGGAGCCTTTAACACAGTGGCAATGACTGGCAATCTGGGTAAAGCCACACTGGCAGAGGTGATGATGACCTTGATCCTTACCATGGTGGTGTGCATGGGGGCCGTCAACAATCAAACACGCTCACAGTGGGCTCCTTTCTGCATTGGTCTCACTGTGACAGCCAACATACTTGCTGGGTAAGAGCTTCAGCTGGAACCAGGGGTGTAGCTAGGAATTGTAGATCCTGAGGTCCAGAAAATGACttatttcactttctttttatcTCAGTCTTTGAGACCCCAACCAGGGCATTAACGtagattttagaaatactgaagtCATGAAGCAAAAAGACATTCTCTAAGAggttatatttaatttatttagttaGCTGTACTGTTACTTCTTAAGGAAAGTTATCTGGAAATCAATAACTACGCGTTGACTAAACTGTCATAGAATATCCTCCATTTTCCCTTTAATTAGCATAAAATTAATTAGTTTTTTCCACTAAATTTCGCAGGAAATTATTAGAAAATTACACATCCTTCAAAATagtgttcatgttttatttcctgAAATACAATACCCAGTGTTGCAGGGAATAAAAGTGTAGTGGAGAAATACCAAATCctttatgtattcattttgtTGGCCTAAAAGTAGTCAAATGCAgcataaaaaacattatttttaataactgTGACTGTATGAAAGAGTACATGgcttacagtacagtaatagTCTACAGCCATGACCACAACACTCCTCTACACATGTGTTCATTATCAGTTATCAGATGGATGCAAAGGTTCATTATAGGTTTTGGTCATTAAATTGACAAGGTTGATTGACTGtgaatttaatgtttcatttctATCTAGGAACATTTTAAAtctatcattttttaataaaacactgtaaaaaaaacatttcaatagCTATTTCTGCACAGAAACTTGCTTTACCTTTGtgccaataataataataataataataataataataataataataataataataataataataataataacaactttatttgtatagcacaatTCATACAAGGATTGAGCCTCAAAGTGCTTTGAGTGCAGATGACAAAGTCAGAGCAACAGGACAACgtcaaatcaaaatcaatcatAAAACCAGGATATGtagataaaacaataaaaggtCATTAAAACTTGGCTTGGCTACATAAATGAAGGGAGCTGATTGTACAAATTTATTGtagctgttttttaaaactagCTACTGAGTTGGCCTCTCTGATATTTCCAGGtagaaaataacataattttgTGGCATTGTTAAGAAAAAAGCATTATAAtgctatttacatttttttaaaattccttttTAGCTTTTGTCCCACTAAAAGTTTGCCTTAAGTTTGCctatgaaaacttttttttctcaatcacCTTCTTTTTATATTCAGTGAGGTCCTTTTCTGCCAAAGTTGGAACaattttggttatttcacatgagaaatttccatatttgtgtttttgtctgtgtagGCTCAGCTGGAAAAATGTGATACATATCACATATCACATACCTCCACATACTCATACAGGTTGTAGAACTGTTGCTACATGAATCTGATCACTAGCTGTGTACTGATATATGCTGGCTGTTGTTTCAGAGGGGTGGTATCTGGAGCCTGTATGAACCCTGCTCGAGCCTTCGGCCCTGCAGTGGCTGCGAACTACTGGAACCTTCACTGGATCTACTGGGTTGGACCCACCTGTGGTGCACTGCTCACTGTCAGCTTCATCAGGTATGATCAGTATTGAACATAGTGGTAGTTTAGTATTTAAGGCAGgaaataaaaattatgatttttcagccatgctagcagtatGGTTGATATTGGTTGATCAGTCAGTTtagtccagactaaaatatctcaaccaTGATTTTCAACAATGTATTCGAATCACTTTCCTAGACTTTTCCTAttgcaccaccatgaggttgacatttgattttgagtgaaatgtctcaacaactattggatgaattgccatgaaatttggtgcagacattcattcACCtaacaggatgaattgtaataacctcagtgatcccttaactttttttttaacttatccaatactttggtttatgatttgttacctgcaaaactaatgacatcccCATCAGCCTTAAGTGAACTTTGTGTAcattgctaattagcaaatattagcacattaacaggctaaactaagatggtgaacatggtaagcactgtacctgctaaacatcaacacgTTACCATGTGTGCTCAAGCACCCCTGTGCGTATAAGTGCAGCCTCACACTGTAGACACTGTGTTGTTTCATCCAGAGGCCACACATTCTCCTGGCTGTCGTTACTGTTTGAGtccagatttttttaatgtaataaaacatttatttgattgtAGGAGCTGTTGGTGAAACTTAATACCACTTTCTCACCACTATCTTTTGTAGATAGACAGGTGTATAGATAAGGGGCCGGTTTAAATCTGAAAGCTCCATTGCtaaatagaatttttttttgtctggagtTTATAACAGTAGCAAGTGCCTTTCCCCTTTTCCACTGGACTTCAGACTGACATTACTCagactcaaaaaaacaaaaaaaaacaaccctgtgCTCCTGTGGCTCCACCCTGCTGAGATTTAACTTAATTACAGTCGGATCTCCAACCTATTTGCCTGTTTTTAGTTCAGCTAATACTGGTGATGAAATATGttcaacatttaaatatgattttgtaATAATATCAAAACATACATTGTGCTGTTGTGAATGACCAATGATGATCAGTGCACTAACTAAAaatgtctctgtctctcatgaAGATTCTTGTTTGGTGATCAGAAAATTCGAGTTGTGCTGAAGTGAGCGCCTAATTTATTAAAGAGGGTCGATGGAGGACGTCCACACTGACCTGATGAcagctttttttccatttagatgtttgtgtatttcttcCATAGTCAGACTGTGTTATTTAAATTTGTCAGTAACTGTGTACAATTGTATTTGTTCTTGATCAGCTATAATAGCTGGCTTCCACTCTTCCTCTCACTTTGTATTTCATGATtcaattaaatgtgtttgatgatatgatatgtatGTATCTGATAGCTACTCCAGACTTGGACTTTACATATGTGAATGATGGCTAGAAAACTTCCAGTGatgttaataatataataataataaattccaATACCTGCAGTTTCATGCAAATGATCACAgcttctgttatttattttttttaaagatgattttttggcatttttgaccTGGATAGTGGGCAGCAAagcagcagacaggaaacatagGGAGAGAGATATGGGTATAAAATACCACAAGGGTCTCTAGCTGGAATTGAGCCACTGACATTGCTGTGTGGTGTGCACAGTGGCCATTGGGTTACTGGGGCACCTTCTTCTGTTATCTATTTACAGTCTTGTGCTCATTATTTGGGTCAAAGTCCTTAAGTGGAAAACTATGCTTTGATAGCTTTATTACTTGAAAGATGGTTCAAGGACGGGGCACCACACTGTACAATAAAGCTCGATTAGAATCGTAAACTGGTGCCCTTCGATCAATTGAAATAAGGCTATGATTGTCCCCATGGGTTACAATAAAAAGCTTTCTAAGTACAGATGGATGCCAAATTTGTGAATACAAATCTGTGCAACACTGCAGCAATCACACATTAACAGTATTGTTAATGACACAATCAGTATTGCCAATCACACATTAACAGTATTGTTAATGTGTGACTGGGGCCCCAAATTTCTTTTGAAATGTGGAACATATAAaccaaaaaatttaaaatcttaaGACTGGGACACTCTAAAATACAGGACCTCAGTTAGGCCATTAGGTAATAAAGCAGGAGACACTTCAAGACCCTTATTGTGTCATTTGATATTGTGCTTTAGTGGTGTGCATTCCCAAATAAATGTTCAATTAAAAAAGTTGCCCACTTTGTGCAGTTGGTAATCCACCCTTCATGACAACACGAGCAAGCAtgcagcaacagaaaaaaagaactaCTTATGAATAATtcttgataaaaaataaagtcatgcatttaaatacaaatgggtgacaaattaaagagaaaagcaacataaaacatcttAGAAAGGTGGCGAGCCAAGAGCACTGTCTGACACGTTGCTCAAAAATCTCCCATACGTGTTCAATTGATTTGAGATCTAGTGGCTATGAAGTCATAGCATtcgattcacatcattttcaaacTCACCAAACCATTCACTAAGTCATTGTGCCCTGcatggaagcatctgcatttaatatgcttcacatttttcctttaatttgtcattaaaatgtatcaaaagtatcaaaagtaaatgtACGAAAAATGTCCCCTCTGCCTGATAAACAATTATTTATGACATTATTACACTGTGAATACTGATGTAACAATGCATACGTAGCATTTTCCAAGGTGGAGCTAGATTAAGTTTCTTTATGTTAAGTCAGATAGTTatccaaagggtcacaagataaatctttagggttgtgagatgattaataggTTAGGAAAGTTCTGCCTCACAAATTTGTATTCAGGTTTGGAATTTTCTCCAATCTTAataattttacctctttgggcctcaacagttatttaaatgaaatcatcTGAGAAATTAAGAAAGGAAATCACTCTTTGTTGAAACTACAAACAActgacatctgaaatgtgacaagtAGCCCCAACCAAAGAAAGGGTCATAAGCCAAAAAGGTTGCTTTAacaatttactgtattttgtaaatgtttaatataaaatttCAATCTACAAAATAACTAGTCACTAGAATGTGgtggaataaaaagtacaatatttccctctgaaatgtagtgaagtactCTCAgtatcataaaatgtcaaagtataAAAGCAGCATGGAATAGAtttactcaaataaagtacaagtacctcaaaatcgTACTGAAGTACAGCACTGGAATAATGCACACCACTGTGTATAACttagtaaaagtaaagtaaaaaagtaaaagtctaGAGGTGTTAGCAGAACAATATAAGAGTTTGATCTGATCTACCTTTGTAACACAAGTTCAACACACTCACTCATAAAAGCTGATGACAAAAGTCTGTCTTTTAGGCTACTGTTGGTAAGTCTAGGTTTGTATGTGCATGACCCACTGTCTGAGGTCATGCTCAAGCagcttgtttcttgttttgaaACTTTTACACCAGCTTACCTGGCTTGACTCTATCTAAAGGTGTCAAAGAACTTGAGTTTAGGGCATGTTTGGACTGTATTGATACAATGAGTCTTTGAGTGTCCTTCACCTTTGATGTTTTATGACTTATGATGCAATTCCAGTTCAGTGTGCCAGCTGATAGGTATAAATAATCACAACACCTTGTAGTGCCTTTAACTTAGTCTGCAGACTGGGTCAGGTGTACTGTAGGTGCTGGGAGGTGCACAGGCAGGCAAACACCTGGAACACAAGCAGAACAAGAAATAGAAGCAAAAAGAGGCAACAATGGCAGTtgagaaaatggaaatggaagACACAGATTCAACTCTGATGGAGAGGGGCAGGAAGCCGCCTGTGGCCAGAACTCCCAACAAATATGAGAAACTGTTCCAGCCCTGCCTGGCAGAGATAGTGGGGACCATGTTCTTCGTTTTCATcggctgtgtgtctgtcatcGAGAACGTGCCAGCAGCTGGACGGCTGCAGCCAGCCCTGGTGCACGGACTGGCGGTGGCAGTGATGGTGGCAGTCATGGATAACATCAGGTAAAGGATGAAAGACTAGTAAAAGTGTGGTTGCGTTCATAATTtcaatgctttttttgtgtgcaatATGTGCTGAACAACCATTTGTGTCTCTTGCAGTTTGCATGATCTCACCATTTTCAAATTTGCTCTTGCTTTTTTCCAGTGGCTCCCATTTCAACCCTCCCTTCACTATTGCCATCTACCTGTGTGGAGGCATGGAGCTGGCGATGGTGGGACCCTACCTCGTCAGCCAGCTGATTGGAGGAGTGCTTGGAGCTGGAATGTCAAAGGTCATCTGAAAGTTTGCGCACATTTTAACAGATTTACCCttaagaagagaaaaaatatgctCATCATCACTTACATTTCACAGATTATGACGCCTACAGAGAGATACATCAACGCCACAGGGGCCGCGTTTGATATCCTCAAGTCAGAAAACCAGCTGTACGGAGCCCTCTTCGGGGAGGTGGCCATGACCTGCTTGATCACCATGGTGGTGCTGCTGGTTGCAGTCAACGGCAAGACGAAAACCCCGCTGGCTCCTTTCCTGGTGGGCTGTACTGTCATCATTAACGTCCTGGCAGGGTGAGATAAAAGGGCGATGAccatataatgtgtgtgtgtgtgtgtggaaagtTTATTGTCAGGTTTATTGTCATGGCGCGTTTATTATCATGTGTACTGTGTTAAACATTTACACTAACTTTTATTAGTTtaactcaaaaatatgttattctcttgacattatatattttatttgaaaagtggGAATAcgtttta is a genomic window of Thunnus maccoyii chromosome 20, fThuMac1.1, whole genome shotgun sequence containing:
- the LOC121887535 gene encoding aquaporin-8-like; amino-acid sequence: MSGSESKTEVLMIADAEMGEVPAKRDKITTHKKICTIFEQYVQPCLAELLGTTLFIFVGCASVIGNVGDGAIQPAVAHGLALAVLIIVFGPISGGHFNPVVSLSIYLCGGMELPLLVPYVLAQMSGGMIGAGLAKSIYPSTMDTATLGGAFNTVAMTGNLGKATLAEVMMTLILTMVVCMGAVNNQTRSQWAPFCIGLTVTANILAGGVVSGACMNPARAFGPAVAANYWNLHWIYWVGPTCGALLTVSFIRFLFGDQKIRVVLK
- the LOC121886696 gene encoding aquaporin-8-like; this translates as MAVEKMEMEDTDSTLMERGRKPPVARTPNKYEKLFQPCLAEIVGTMFFVFIGCVSVIENVPAAGRLQPALVHGLAVAVMVAVMDNISGSHFNPPFTIAIYLCGGMELAMVGPYLVSQLIGGVLGAGMSKIMTPTERYINATGAAFDILKSENQLYGALFGEVAMTCLITMVVLLVAVNGKTKTPLAPFLVGCTVIINVLAGGDVSGTCLNPARAFGPAVMTNYWVYHWVYWVGPIGGGLVAAALVRLILGDHKLRVVMKS